One genomic segment of Synchiropus splendidus isolate RoL2022-P1 chromosome 16, RoL_Sspl_1.0, whole genome shotgun sequence includes these proteins:
- the kif15 gene encoding kinesin-like protein KIF15-A isoform X1, translated as MIPNGKGSGDSTLHATSSESDSIKVFVRVRPLTQGTGLTTDGDQNLCLTVTSPNTIRLHSKPEPRTFTYDHVADMDTSQDSVFSSVAKNIVESCMNGYNGTIFAYGQTGSGKTFTMLGPSELNNFTDDLRGVIPRSFEYLFFLINREVERSSKVKSFLCKCSFIEIYNEQIYDLLDTASASLFIRENIKKGVFVEGAVEKFVNSAAEAYQVLSMGWQNRRVASTSMNRESSRSHAVFTMTLESKETVNEVVNIRMSQLNLVDLAGSERQKDTHTEGSRLKEASSINRSLMCLGQVIMALVDVSNGKNRHICYRDSKLTFLLRDSLGGNAKTYIIANVHPGSKCFGETLSTLQFAQRAKLIKNKAIVNEDTHGNVRQLQAEVRKLKEQLAKVLASNTLEGGRDSAPGRPELPKTDTSVEVQHDVSYRAKFMAAVQLWRKREEEKKVLLKKQSQLEEAWAQKDKFIHSSRMIVRFREDHIARLEKNIKEERGCLSEEESQAQINQLREEIKILKDQVEHHPRMTRYAAENTSLREEITRLRSLDSVMKAEEMEARRAEELEEAFQTAMERETLTATGSSSSSLADSVSAAAIQKLQAQLLQKTTDFTAVLHAFEEYKEITKKQMSQLESEKRYLDKSNKHLENILEATNSYKKQEVSELNRIHVETLKIFTTPSKKYNQCGPLAPLSSPEHINGTNGGDIWDEQPPSAMTEMALTEELRLVQEQASQVQTQLGEEEMRNSKLLQQIAKLEEQITMLSQESERKDELLAAERAVRSKDQANLQETISKLEQSLHTEQTAAEVLKSEIQDLRLVLQSSDKELSHLKTELTGIQTEHQSETSQLSSSLISTQLQLDKVQMEWEQLLEQHRTLQDCHDQLQAETKFEADQARQQLQDRRQEILDLKMEITELQSSLQMEQEHTSSLTSQFRENRENTLKELTETVEENAHLSKQVSNLTQQNLQQVAKLASLAQNLAASDEQIKILEQKIEQDKDVVLNLINQTRELRSELSQKEGTVSHLSGEVTDITVKYNAACLERESLKEQSCKLESEVCELKEALERAGASNKIEVEILQDEVTYAMEEVERLTKVLDEQNVLLQAAQEQVAEKETLVESLQQKVQQQQDAVEKTVRYGTLKHMEVAVTPKSSPRTPCTPGSFGKDLNQLLESQERELENRRSSMMTMEILLAELHAERSAKNDEIQRLKMQLNEKEIVRLEIQTLLNQFYTKNSQMTENGNSEDVIETIKQSILKELQEERVEKGAVLQRLTETQNKLKAQEAMLAQSQTCVQELTTELRNRCLELRELSHRASEEERLVKEIEVLRKQNVQLSEENGKLVGHKNHKQKIEYLVKLKKENTKLHEENERLRSQVSHFSDRMESSVLDFESS; from the exons atGATTCCAAACGGAAAAG GCTCGGGGGATTCGACCCTGCATGCAACCAG TAGCGAGAGCGACTCCATCAAAGTTTTTGTGCGAGTACGACCTTTGACCCAGGGCACTGGCTTGACCACGGATGGTGATCAGAATCTATGTCTCACTGTCACCTCACCCAACACCATTCGCCTGCACTCGAAGCCAGAGCCGCGGACATTCACCTATGACCATGTGGCGGACATGGACACGTCTCAG GACTCAGTATTCTCCAGTGTGGCTAAGAATATAGTGGAGTCATGCATGAATGGATACAACGGCACCATTTTTGCCTA TGGACAAACAGGATCAGGGAAAACATTCACAATGCTAG GTCCGTCTGAGCTGAACAACTTTACAGATGATCTACGAGGGGTTATTCCCCGAAGCTTTGAGTACCTGTTTTTCCTCATCAATCGAGAGGTGGAGAGG TCCTCTAAGGTCAAAAGTTTCCTCTGCAAATGCTCCTTCATTGAAATATACAATGAGCAAATCTACGACCTCCTAGACACAGCCTCAGCCAGCCTCTTTATCCGGGAGAACATCAAGAAGGGCGTGTTTGTGGAGGGCGCTGTGGAGAAGTTTGTCAACTCGGCTGCTGAAGCTTACCAG GTTCTCTCTATGGGCTGGCAGAACCGTCGCGTGGCCTCCACGTCGATGAATCGCGAGTCGTCGAGATCCCATGCTGTCTTCACCATGACCCTGGAGTCTAAAGAAACAGTCAATGAAGTGGTGAATATCCGGATGTCCCAGCTGAACCTGGTGGATTTGGCTGGCTCTGAGAgacagaaagacacacacacagaaggctCCAGACTGAAG GAGGCGAGCAGCATCAACCGCTCCCTCATGTGTCTGGGCCAGGTCATCATGGCGCTGGTGGACGTGTCCAATGGAAAGAACCGACACATTTGCTACAGAGACTCTAAACTCACCTTCTTGTTACGG GATTCACTTGGAGGAAATGCTAAAACGTACATCATCGCCAACGTGCATCCAGGTTCTAAGTGTTTTGGAGAAACTTTGTCCACGCTGCAGTTTGCACAGAGAGCGAAGCTCATTAAGAACAAG GCCATTGTCAACGAAGACACGCACGGGAACGTGAGGCAGCTGCAGGCTGAGGTGAGGAAGCTGAAGGAGCAGCTGGCTAAAGTACTCGCCTCAAACACGCTCGAAGGTGGAAGAGATTCAGCTCCAGGACGACCAGAGCTTCCCAAGA CTGACACCTCTGTGGAAGTCCAGCACGATGTTTCCTATAGGGCCAAGTTCATGGCTGCAGTCCAACtgtggaggaagagagaagaggagaaaaag GTCCTGCTGAAGAAGCAGTCCCAGCTGGAGGAGGCCTGGGCGCAGAAGGACAAGTTCATTCACTCCAGCCGCATGATTGTCCGGTTTCGGGAGGACCACATTGCTCGCCTGGAGAAGAACATCAAGGAGGAACGAGGCTGTTTGTCTGAAGAGGAGTCTCAGGCCCAGATCAACCAGCTGAGGGAGGAAATTAAGATTTTGAAAGACCAG GTGGAGCACCACCCCAGGATGACCCGATATGCAGCAGAGAACACCAGCCTCAGAGAAGAGATCACCCGGCTCCGCTCCCTCGACTCTGTGATGAAGGCAGAGGAGATGGAGGCCCGGCGTGCAGAGGAGCTGGAAGAAGCTTTCCAGACGGCAATGGAGAGAGAAACGCTCACAG CGACAGGATCCTCTTCCAGTTCTCTGGCGGACAgtgtttcagctgctgccaTCCAGAAACTGCAAGCTCAGCTGCTTCAGAAAACGACGGACTTCACAGCAGTTCTTCACGCCTTCGAGGAGTATAAGGAAATCACAAA GAAGCAGATGTCTCAGCTGGAGTCGGAGAAAAGGTACCTGGACAAGTCCAACAAACACCTGGAGAACATTCTGGAAGCTACAAACTCCTACAAGAAGCAGGAAGTTTCTGAGTTGAACAGGATTCACGTGGAAActctgaag ATTTTCACCACGCCCTCCAAAAAGTACAACCAGTGCGGGCCTCTGGCGCCACTCTCCAGCCCAGAACACATCAACGGCACAAACGGTGGCGATATCTGGGACGAGCAGCCTCCGTCAGCCATGACCGAGATGGCTCTGACTGAGGAGCTCCGACTAGTGCAG GAGCAGGCCAGTCAGGTGCAGACTCAGctgggggaggaggagatgaggaacaGCAAGCTCCTGCAGCAAATCGCTAAACTGGAGGAGCAAATCACGATGCTGTCGCAGGAGTCGGAACGCAAAGATGAG CTACTCGCAGCTGAGCGTGCAGTCAGGAGTAAAGACCAGGCGAACCTGCAGGAAACTATCAGCAAGCTAGAGCAGAGCCTCCATACAGAGCAGACGGCTGCAGAAG TTCTGAAGAGTGAGATCCAAGACCTTCGCCTGGTTCTGCAGTCGTCTGATAAAGAGCTGAGCCATTTGAAGACGGAGCTGACCGGCATCCAGACGGAGCACCAGAGCGAGACCAGCCAACTCTCCAGCAGCCTCATCAGCACCCAGCTCCAGCTCGACAAAGTCCA GATGGAGTGGGAGCAGCTTCTGGAGCAGCACCGCACGCTGCAGGACTGCCACGACCAGCTGCAGGCTGAGACCAAGTTTGAGGCCGACCaggcgaggcagcagctgcaggacaggCGGCAGGAGATCCTGGATCTGAAGATGGAGATCACG GAATTACAAAGCTCCCTGCAGATGGAGCAAGAGCACACCAGCAGCCTCACCTCGCAGTTCAGAGAGAACCGCGAGAACACACTGAA GGAACTCACTGAAACAGTGGAGGAGAACGCACATCTCAGTAAACAAGTTTCCAACCTCACGCAACAAAACCTGCAGCAG GTGGCCAAACTGGCTTCTCTGGCGCAGAATCTGGCAGCTTCTGATGAGCAGATCAAGATCTTGGAGCAGAAAATCGAACAGGACAAG GATGTTGTCCTGAATTTGATCAACCAAACTCGAGAGCTCCGCagcgagctgagccagaaggaaGGAACAGTTTCTCATCTGTCTGGAGAAGTGACTGACATCACA GTCAAGTACAATGCTGCCTGCCTGGAGCGAGAGAGTCTGAAGGAGCAGAGCTGCAAGCTGGAGTCAGAAGTCTGCGAGCTGAAAGAAGCTTTGGAGAGAGCTGGTGCGTCAAACAAAATCGAG GTGGAGATCCTGCAGGACGAGGTGACTTACGCCATGGAGGAGGTGGAAAGACTCACCAAGGTGTTGGACGAGCAGAATGTTCTCCTCCAGGCCGCTCAGGAGCAGGTGGCTGAGAAGGAGACGCTGGTAGAGAGTCTGCAGCAAAAG GTGCAGCAGCAACAGGATGCTGTGGAAAAGACGGTGAGGTATGGAACCCTCAAACACATGGAGGTTGCCGTCACCCCCAAATCCTCCCCTCGG ACGCCGTGTACGCCCGGGAGCTTCGGCAAGGACCTGAACCAGCTGCTGGAGTCTCAGGAGCGGGAGCTGGAGAACCGGCGCTCCTCCATGATGACCATGGAGATACTTTTAGCGGAACTCCATGCTGAGAGATCAGCGAAGAACGATGAGATCCAGAGGCTGAAG ATGCAGCTGAATGAGAAAGAGATTGTCCGGCTGGAGATCCAGACTCTGCTGAATCAGTTCTACACCAAGAACAGCCAGATGACTGAGAACGGGAACAG CGAGGATGTGATTGAAACCATCAAGCAGTCCATCCTTAAGGAGCTacaggaggagagagtggagaaG GGCGCGGTGCTGCAGCGCCTCACTGAGACTCAGAACAA ACTGAAAGCTCAGGAGGCGATGCTGGCCCAGTCTCAGACCTGCGTCCAGGAGCTGACCACTGAGCTGAGGAATCGCTGCCTGGAGctgagagagctgagccacagGGCCAGCGAGGAGGAAAGGCTGGTCAAG GAGATTGAGGTTCTGCGAAAGCAAAACGTCCAGTTGTCGGAGGAGAATGGAAAACTGGTGGGACACAAGAACCACAAGCAGAAGATTGAGTATTTGGTGaagctgaagaaggagaacACCAAACTCCACGAG GAGAACGAGAGGCTGCGATCGCAGGTGAGCCACTTCTCGGACAGAATGGAGTCGTCCGTGTTGGACTTTGAATCCAGCTGA
- the kif15 gene encoding kinesin-like protein KIF15-A isoform X2, producing the protein MDTSQDSVFSSVAKNIVESCMNGYNGTIFAYGQTGSGKTFTMLGPSELNNFTDDLRGVIPRSFEYLFFLINREVERSSKVKSFLCKCSFIEIYNEQIYDLLDTASASLFIRENIKKGVFVEGAVEKFVNSAAEAYQVLSMGWQNRRVASTSMNRESSRSHAVFTMTLESKETVNEVVNIRMSQLNLVDLAGSERQKDTHTEGSRLKEASSINRSLMCLGQVIMALVDVSNGKNRHICYRDSKLTFLLRDSLGGNAKTYIIANVHPGSKCFGETLSTLQFAQRAKLIKNKAIVNEDTHGNVRQLQAEVRKLKEQLAKVLASNTLEGGRDSAPGRPELPKTDTSVEVQHDVSYRAKFMAAVQLWRKREEEKKVLLKKQSQLEEAWAQKDKFIHSSRMIVRFREDHIARLEKNIKEERGCLSEEESQAQINQLREEIKILKDQVEHHPRMTRYAAENTSLREEITRLRSLDSVMKAEEMEARRAEELEEAFQTAMERETLTATGSSSSSLADSVSAAAIQKLQAQLLQKTTDFTAVLHAFEEYKEITKKQMSQLESEKRYLDKSNKHLENILEATNSYKKQEVSELNRIHVETLKIFTTPSKKYNQCGPLAPLSSPEHINGTNGGDIWDEQPPSAMTEMALTEELRLVQEQASQVQTQLGEEEMRNSKLLQQIAKLEEQITMLSQESERKDELLAAERAVRSKDQANLQETISKLEQSLHTEQTAAEVLKSEIQDLRLVLQSSDKELSHLKTELTGIQTEHQSETSQLSSSLISTQLQLDKVQMEWEQLLEQHRTLQDCHDQLQAETKFEADQARQQLQDRRQEILDLKMEITELQSSLQMEQEHTSSLTSQFRENRENTLKELTETVEENAHLSKQVSNLTQQNLQQVAKLASLAQNLAASDEQIKILEQKIEQDKDVVLNLINQTRELRSELSQKEGTVSHLSGEVTDITVKYNAACLERESLKEQSCKLESEVCELKEALERAGASNKIEVEILQDEVTYAMEEVERLTKVLDEQNVLLQAAQEQVAEKETLVESLQQKVQQQQDAVEKTVRYGTLKHMEVAVTPKSSPRTPCTPGSFGKDLNQLLESQERELENRRSSMMTMEILLAELHAERSAKNDEIQRLKMQLNEKEIVRLEIQTLLNQFYTKNSQMTENGNSEDVIETIKQSILKELQEERVEKGAVLQRLTETQNKLKAQEAMLAQSQTCVQELTTELRNRCLELRELSHRASEEERLVKEIEVLRKQNVQLSEENGKLVGHKNHKQKIEYLVKLKKENTKLHEENERLRSQVSHFSDRMESSVLDFESS; encoded by the exons ATGGACACGTCTCAG GACTCAGTATTCTCCAGTGTGGCTAAGAATATAGTGGAGTCATGCATGAATGGATACAACGGCACCATTTTTGCCTA TGGACAAACAGGATCAGGGAAAACATTCACAATGCTAG GTCCGTCTGAGCTGAACAACTTTACAGATGATCTACGAGGGGTTATTCCCCGAAGCTTTGAGTACCTGTTTTTCCTCATCAATCGAGAGGTGGAGAGG TCCTCTAAGGTCAAAAGTTTCCTCTGCAAATGCTCCTTCATTGAAATATACAATGAGCAAATCTACGACCTCCTAGACACAGCCTCAGCCAGCCTCTTTATCCGGGAGAACATCAAGAAGGGCGTGTTTGTGGAGGGCGCTGTGGAGAAGTTTGTCAACTCGGCTGCTGAAGCTTACCAG GTTCTCTCTATGGGCTGGCAGAACCGTCGCGTGGCCTCCACGTCGATGAATCGCGAGTCGTCGAGATCCCATGCTGTCTTCACCATGACCCTGGAGTCTAAAGAAACAGTCAATGAAGTGGTGAATATCCGGATGTCCCAGCTGAACCTGGTGGATTTGGCTGGCTCTGAGAgacagaaagacacacacacagaaggctCCAGACTGAAG GAGGCGAGCAGCATCAACCGCTCCCTCATGTGTCTGGGCCAGGTCATCATGGCGCTGGTGGACGTGTCCAATGGAAAGAACCGACACATTTGCTACAGAGACTCTAAACTCACCTTCTTGTTACGG GATTCACTTGGAGGAAATGCTAAAACGTACATCATCGCCAACGTGCATCCAGGTTCTAAGTGTTTTGGAGAAACTTTGTCCACGCTGCAGTTTGCACAGAGAGCGAAGCTCATTAAGAACAAG GCCATTGTCAACGAAGACACGCACGGGAACGTGAGGCAGCTGCAGGCTGAGGTGAGGAAGCTGAAGGAGCAGCTGGCTAAAGTACTCGCCTCAAACACGCTCGAAGGTGGAAGAGATTCAGCTCCAGGACGACCAGAGCTTCCCAAGA CTGACACCTCTGTGGAAGTCCAGCACGATGTTTCCTATAGGGCCAAGTTCATGGCTGCAGTCCAACtgtggaggaagagagaagaggagaaaaag GTCCTGCTGAAGAAGCAGTCCCAGCTGGAGGAGGCCTGGGCGCAGAAGGACAAGTTCATTCACTCCAGCCGCATGATTGTCCGGTTTCGGGAGGACCACATTGCTCGCCTGGAGAAGAACATCAAGGAGGAACGAGGCTGTTTGTCTGAAGAGGAGTCTCAGGCCCAGATCAACCAGCTGAGGGAGGAAATTAAGATTTTGAAAGACCAG GTGGAGCACCACCCCAGGATGACCCGATATGCAGCAGAGAACACCAGCCTCAGAGAAGAGATCACCCGGCTCCGCTCCCTCGACTCTGTGATGAAGGCAGAGGAGATGGAGGCCCGGCGTGCAGAGGAGCTGGAAGAAGCTTTCCAGACGGCAATGGAGAGAGAAACGCTCACAG CGACAGGATCCTCTTCCAGTTCTCTGGCGGACAgtgtttcagctgctgccaTCCAGAAACTGCAAGCTCAGCTGCTTCAGAAAACGACGGACTTCACAGCAGTTCTTCACGCCTTCGAGGAGTATAAGGAAATCACAAA GAAGCAGATGTCTCAGCTGGAGTCGGAGAAAAGGTACCTGGACAAGTCCAACAAACACCTGGAGAACATTCTGGAAGCTACAAACTCCTACAAGAAGCAGGAAGTTTCTGAGTTGAACAGGATTCACGTGGAAActctgaag ATTTTCACCACGCCCTCCAAAAAGTACAACCAGTGCGGGCCTCTGGCGCCACTCTCCAGCCCAGAACACATCAACGGCACAAACGGTGGCGATATCTGGGACGAGCAGCCTCCGTCAGCCATGACCGAGATGGCTCTGACTGAGGAGCTCCGACTAGTGCAG GAGCAGGCCAGTCAGGTGCAGACTCAGctgggggaggaggagatgaggaacaGCAAGCTCCTGCAGCAAATCGCTAAACTGGAGGAGCAAATCACGATGCTGTCGCAGGAGTCGGAACGCAAAGATGAG CTACTCGCAGCTGAGCGTGCAGTCAGGAGTAAAGACCAGGCGAACCTGCAGGAAACTATCAGCAAGCTAGAGCAGAGCCTCCATACAGAGCAGACGGCTGCAGAAG TTCTGAAGAGTGAGATCCAAGACCTTCGCCTGGTTCTGCAGTCGTCTGATAAAGAGCTGAGCCATTTGAAGACGGAGCTGACCGGCATCCAGACGGAGCACCAGAGCGAGACCAGCCAACTCTCCAGCAGCCTCATCAGCACCCAGCTCCAGCTCGACAAAGTCCA GATGGAGTGGGAGCAGCTTCTGGAGCAGCACCGCACGCTGCAGGACTGCCACGACCAGCTGCAGGCTGAGACCAAGTTTGAGGCCGACCaggcgaggcagcagctgcaggacaggCGGCAGGAGATCCTGGATCTGAAGATGGAGATCACG GAATTACAAAGCTCCCTGCAGATGGAGCAAGAGCACACCAGCAGCCTCACCTCGCAGTTCAGAGAGAACCGCGAGAACACACTGAA GGAACTCACTGAAACAGTGGAGGAGAACGCACATCTCAGTAAACAAGTTTCCAACCTCACGCAACAAAACCTGCAGCAG GTGGCCAAACTGGCTTCTCTGGCGCAGAATCTGGCAGCTTCTGATGAGCAGATCAAGATCTTGGAGCAGAAAATCGAACAGGACAAG GATGTTGTCCTGAATTTGATCAACCAAACTCGAGAGCTCCGCagcgagctgagccagaaggaaGGAACAGTTTCTCATCTGTCTGGAGAAGTGACTGACATCACA GTCAAGTACAATGCTGCCTGCCTGGAGCGAGAGAGTCTGAAGGAGCAGAGCTGCAAGCTGGAGTCAGAAGTCTGCGAGCTGAAAGAAGCTTTGGAGAGAGCTGGTGCGTCAAACAAAATCGAG GTGGAGATCCTGCAGGACGAGGTGACTTACGCCATGGAGGAGGTGGAAAGACTCACCAAGGTGTTGGACGAGCAGAATGTTCTCCTCCAGGCCGCTCAGGAGCAGGTGGCTGAGAAGGAGACGCTGGTAGAGAGTCTGCAGCAAAAG GTGCAGCAGCAACAGGATGCTGTGGAAAAGACGGTGAGGTATGGAACCCTCAAACACATGGAGGTTGCCGTCACCCCCAAATCCTCCCCTCGG ACGCCGTGTACGCCCGGGAGCTTCGGCAAGGACCTGAACCAGCTGCTGGAGTCTCAGGAGCGGGAGCTGGAGAACCGGCGCTCCTCCATGATGACCATGGAGATACTTTTAGCGGAACTCCATGCTGAGAGATCAGCGAAGAACGATGAGATCCAGAGGCTGAAG ATGCAGCTGAATGAGAAAGAGATTGTCCGGCTGGAGATCCAGACTCTGCTGAATCAGTTCTACACCAAGAACAGCCAGATGACTGAGAACGGGAACAG CGAGGATGTGATTGAAACCATCAAGCAGTCCATCCTTAAGGAGCTacaggaggagagagtggagaaG GGCGCGGTGCTGCAGCGCCTCACTGAGACTCAGAACAA ACTGAAAGCTCAGGAGGCGATGCTGGCCCAGTCTCAGACCTGCGTCCAGGAGCTGACCACTGAGCTGAGGAATCGCTGCCTGGAGctgagagagctgagccacagGGCCAGCGAGGAGGAAAGGCTGGTCAAG GAGATTGAGGTTCTGCGAAAGCAAAACGTCCAGTTGTCGGAGGAGAATGGAAAACTGGTGGGACACAAGAACCACAAGCAGAAGATTGAGTATTTGGTGaagctgaagaaggagaacACCAAACTCCACGAG GAGAACGAGAGGCTGCGATCGCAGGTGAGCCACTTCTCGGACAGAATGGAGTCGTCCGTGTTGGACTTTGAATCCAGCTGA